The Oryza sativa Japonica Group chromosome 11, ASM3414082v1 DNA window CTCATCCGCATCCTCGGCCTGCGCCGACGCGTCGaccgtggcgccggcggcgacgagcgtcCAGTCCGGCGGGAGAGCCGGCAGCGGCCGGTACTGCGTGGGGCGGCGCTTCCTGTCCCACGGCTGCGACTTCTTGGGCCGCGTCTTCATGTGGTGCTTCGTCGCCTTCTTCTGCGGCCGCGACGAGCACTCCACCGCCAGCGCGCACCCTCCTCCGACGGGGGAGTATCCCGGGGGCGCCACGCGGGACGGCCTCCGTGCCATCGCCggaagcggcgcggcggcgcctgcGAGCAACGCGGTCACCGGCGACATGGAATCGGGTTCTtggagcgggagagagagagagcgtggAATGGGGTTTGGGGATAAGGCGGATTCGGATtgggtttcttttcttcttgtgTAGTGCTGAGGCGCCGCAAGGATAGGTGAGGTTGGATCTGAGCCGTTCGCCCGAAACAGAGTTAGATCTAGCCATCCATTTCTCCTCTGGTAAGGTTTTACAGGATAGAAGATTGCAAAACCCAGAAAGAAAatatggccgtgtttagatctagggtgAAAACTTTtgccgtgtcacatcggatatacgaacacatatttgatattttaaaagaCATTTGAAAAAAACACGAGTAATGCAGGAATTTAATGAGAGAAATACTTTATAAAAATCTTATTGTGAGATTGAATCTCACGATGTCGATATAAAGCTTTCTACTCATAATGGTTCAATGTCTAACATAAAATATTTGGAGCAGCTATGAGATCCGGAAGGTTTTAAGTCATACACTTGGGGACAAGCCGAATTCAAGGAGAGTAGATTGTTAGAGACCATGTTGGGCTTCACCATAGCTGATTCGCAGTGCAAGTCTCGGCCCAAGCAAGCCCAGGGAGAGCAATACATAAAGCAATAGCTTATAGCTGCTGGTTGCTGCTCATTCAAGCCATCGAACACAAGAGGCAGTACAGTGACCAGCCTCAGTGGCTTGGCGATCGGTGGCGGCGAGTCAGCTCCTTTCCTATGAAAGACCCGAGCTCGATGGAATGATACCCCTGGAGGGGGGATCATTCAAGCAAGAGAGGGAATACATGCGCACACGCATCCGCGTGTGCGCTCACGCGTTATAGAACACGTGCGCATGCGCGCACCAATAGAACACGTGCGCACACGCATGCCCACATCACACGCGCGTGCAGCGGCTTGGATCTGGGCTGGATCCTCGTCGAGTACCTattccctcctccacctcccattTCCTTAGCTTTTAGAACCTTCCAATCCCCCTGTGTTTCCCCATCTTTCACCTCCAAAACAACACTGTTGACTGGATAGTTGTTCATGGTGAAATTCTTGTTGTTTGGTGACTTGGTTGCTAACAGTCAGCCGCGCAGTACAGTTCTGATTTGAAATTAAGCCAGTCTGCTATCAACAAGGGGGTTGTTCTCATTATGTTTGGGCTTACCTGAATTTGGCCCTAGGGATTGTCACATTTGTTGCAGATCGTGTGGGCACAAAACGAATTACTCGAATGGAATGAGTTCTGATGAATAGTACCCcctccaccaaaaaaaaaagtcaaactctATGTTTGATTCTTTTTGGGACAGATTAGTATGTGTGGAGAAGAGAATATTGCTAGGAGTAGTACACGTTTTTCTAAAAATCCTGAGAACTTGGCTATAGTGTTGAAACAAATGGTCCTAAATTTTATCTCGCCCTAAGCCCTCCAAAAGAGCGCTTTTACATAGTAGAGAGATTAAATCTAATTGTTACAACTTCCGTCTTAAAATAAGTGTAGTCGTAGGAattcgtgtctaacgtttgactgtccatcttatttaaaaaatttgtaaaaaaattttaaaagttagtcacacataaagtaatatttatgttttatcatctaataacaatcaaaatactaatcataaaaaaattatcttaTTTTAATTTGATCAAGCTTAAAAAGAAGTTTAACTTTTGCGACTTACAATatgagaaaaggagggagtactatatgtATCAACTTTTCTTGAACCCCTATGCAGGAAGAGATGTGGCAAGAATTTCACACGCAATCTTCACATGAAATTACCGTTCAGTTTCTGCTGAAAATGGGAAAACTTGCATGTTCCGAATGATGCCCCTTGGATCGGCGAAACTGAAGCTAACGTAACTTAGAATAAccctgcggcggccggcggtcggcgagacGGCCCGTCGACGGCGAGCAGAAACTAGAGCTGCAAACCTGCAGGAGAGAAGGTCAGGGAACAAGGCAACAATAGAGTCGGAGAGCCACACATACATTCATACATATACCGTAGTAAGCAGGAAGGATAATTTTACCATCCGAaggtactatatttttctatatttttctagtgtaaaatttagtactctctccgtttcataatataagactttttagcattgcacacattcatataaatgttaatgaatctaaacacatatattgtctagtttcataaaatatatatgaatgtgggtaatactagaaagttttatattatgaaacggatgaagtatctttaaaaaaattagtgtaaaatttagatgTCTCGAGGTACTTTTCGAAGAATGGTAAAATTTCTGAAGGAGGAAATATCCCAATGCAGTCTTGGGTCAATGCTGCCGGCTGAGACTGCCAAAAACTGATAGCAACTGGGCGACAATTAGCAACCAGTGCGTGCATTTGTGTATCGGTGTCACTGCAGAAAAGTATCCGTGTATAGTGGCATCACGTCCCCCGGTTTCATCAATTTATTTCAGTAATTTCTTGAAAAGCAGGGTTGGAACGGGTACAGATCCACTGGAGTTGAGGCCAACTCCACCCGGTGGATTTGCCTCAATCTCAGCCATCCCTTCGTTTCTACGGCTGAGATCATCCAACCGAATACACATCTTTCTTTGACCCTTCTTTTTCCTGGAAGCCAAAGCCACACAGCCACCCACATGTTTGAATAAGGTAGTGACTAGCAACAGCAAGAGCTCAGGAgagcacgccggcgagctccttaAGAACTCCAGCAGCTCACGCGCTGTCGATGGTgggtacccgtagaccggatatagagggtattggggtatgCTGATACGAGGATCTATGTAGTatgacatcaaggaaacaagagacacagattatactggttcaggccccttagcaggtaatagccctaatccagttggtatgggattatatggaaagaaccacatattacaaagggaatagtagAACTCGGtggtaccgacgagatcgtagtcgagttgattcgactagatcacccgacgacttggctcctgtagtcTCCGGCTTTGTAAGCTGTGGTCGTTGTGTaggctatgagattcgatgccttaggtcttCCCggaggggtcccttttatatcgcaggtcaggtggtctccaagtaggactcagaGACATCGGACCATGCACGATATAGTGACGACCCAGTCCTATACGGGTAGGAACCTTTTCATTGATGGACTTCgagatgaatttccttaacgtatacaGAGAACGTCCGTACACGCGCCGATGTACCGTATTGCCGTACAGCgtacatccaagggtagagggtataccttatccgtaaccctgacatacGCGTCGCATCGTCAACTCACGGCCGCCGGCCAGGGGAGCGGAGGATTCACCTCCCTGGCATCTTTCTTGATGGCGCCGACGAGGTGGTCCATGCGATGGTGGAGAAAGACGCCGACGGGAGTATAATCATAATATTTGCCTTGCATTGTGGCCGACGGGAGTATAATCATAATTTTGGAGGGAATAGCTAAAATGGTAAgtatttcccctccaaatctACTTGATTAGGGGAGCTAATTAGGAGAGAGATTCAGTTGAATGATCTCAGCCGTAGAAACGAAGGGATGGCTGAGATTGAGGCAAATCCACCGGGTGGAGTTGGCCTCAACTCCAGTGGATCTGTACCCGGGTTGGAACAACATCGAAATCTGATGTTGATTCATCCAACAATTTCCTGCAGATGTATATAACAACGATTGCAATAtgtaaaaagagaaaatttctAAGAATACCCATTCGAAAAGACTATGAAAAAGAACTCATGAAAACTAAGCAGAGAGAAACATGAGGAAAAATTTCGACGAGATTGAACCTCGTTAAATTTCTTCCAACATTCCCATCTCTTAGCCATTCCAAAGGAATTCCATAGAATTCTTGATGTCACAATCCTTTGTACAAACGACAGAATAGGAAAGTTTTCCGTACAATTtaaatcctacaaaattcctatAAAAATATTGTGCCAAAGGAACACTTAACAATTAAAGGACAATATAATACCGCTGCAATCAAATAAGCAACAAGATTTCCACTACTACTACTTGGTATCACCATCGCAGATCATCATCCTATGAAAGTTGACACCAATTTTGCGCCGGTCAACAACTTATATTCCTTTATGTCCACTTACATCTCAACGGGCATCAGAATACTCCAATAGTAGTCagaatttttgaagtttttaaTGTACAAGATGTCTACCAGTTCCTATCAAAAGATCGCATCACTCCTTGTGCAGTTCATCATGATGCTGCTGCGCGAAGGATTTTGCGTGCTCTGCGACCTCTGCTTCAAGTGTTGCCTCCAGTAATAGGTCTGAGCCTTGTGGTTTATCTGTCGGAATATAAACGGGGCAGGAGTTGTTATGAAAGTTGGTGCTAACTTAGAAAAAACCATTACATAGAGAAATTTCAAGAGAAAACTCTCCATGAAAATAGAATTTAATCATGCATTTCTTGTGAACAGAGAACATCACATCTTTAGCAAAAAAGGACAAAAGCTTCCCCATATGTAAACATGGAACTTCATGTTGTCATAGGTATCTCTCTCATTACTAATACAATAATGCCAACTGCTTGAATTATATATAAGAAATGAGTTCTAATTCTGGGGGATGAACAACACAGTTTGTGGTCATAACTCGGAATGCTATGTATATGTGTGGTGTTTCTTTGTCCGTTTGAACATTTCACACAAGTTAAATTCTAGCAGCTCATTTAGGCCTTGTTCAGCTAATCCCTCCCTCAAGCCTTGTTCAGTTAATCCCCCCAAGGGTATTGAAGGGGATTTGGAGGGGAATAGGTGTGGAATCAATCCTCCTCTATCTCCAATCCCTTCCTCATGGGGATCAACAGAACAAGCCCTTAGGTGGCTCATAGCGCATTTGCATTAGGAAGAAAAAGAATTGTTCACAATTAAGACCCACAGTGGGCAAATGGCAATGCTGTCTGCCACTCTACCTCCCTGCATTACAATGTACAAACATTCGAGTTATGCTAAAGTGAAGATTTAAAACAAAAATCATTCTTTATGTACCTGAGCGGCTTGGAAGTAATCCAGCACTTTCAGCTGATATTGGTAGTATATTTAATAACCCATCACTCTCTTTGAATTGATGTCCAGAACTGCCACTCATTTCTGGGGATTCAGTTAATCTTGAATACATTGTTGCTTTGCTGTGTAGATCTGTAGAGCCTGTGTTTGCCAATTTCATGTCCTACAGAAGCACAAAGGAAATGTCTAGTATGGTACCACTTGTACTGAAATTGAAGAGATGATATTCTCGTACCTTTGATGCCAACATTGTGGGGATAACAGCTACATCAGCTTCTTTACCTTCAACTGGGCCTACAAATATATCAGTAATGGTCTCATTAGTGATCAGTCACCGATTTTTTATCTCGAACAAGGATCAGTCACCGAATTCAAATAAAGTATAGCGTAAAaccaaattagaaaataatagaggTGATAATTAAGTCAAGAAAAGGCATCACCATTACCAGATCTATTAACGGTGTCAGCATTATCCAACCTCCCGGAAAACTTATCTGGATTTGTTTTATAAAAGCTTTCAATTTCATCATGAACCATACTGCGGATTTGATGACGAAGTTCTTCTAGCTGTGTAGTCATTGTAACTTGATTAAATTCTATCAAGAAGATTTTTCAACACGGAGAATATAATACAGAATGAAACTGTGTTAAATAACTAGTGGATATATAGTAATAAACTGCTTTTAACGTGACTGTGACTAGTAGCAATATAGGAGAAACACCATGCTCAGGCaaatttgcaaaaatatacGAAATAAGTGAATCAATTTTGGAGCAAAAAAATAAGTTATCTTTCCTATGGATGCTTGTTGTGTATGTTTTAGGTCTCGGAGTAAGAATTCAACGTGGAATATATCCACAATATCTTACAGTCCATTCATATCAAAAATATAAAATCTAATTCACTGAAGCAGCCAGC harbors:
- the LOC4350706 gene encoding large ribosomal subunit protein cL38; translation: MSPVTALLAGAAAPLPAMARRPSRVAPPGYSPVGGGCALAVECSSRPQKKATKHHMKTRPKKSQPWDRKRRPTQYRPLPALPPDWTLVAAGATVDASAQAEDADEEEPEPVAAPVVEVVAAPAAADD
- the LOC4350707 gene encoding uncharacterized protein isoform X2; the protein is MLGFSTGQLVVILGACSLMMKRSDMIKIARVAGRMTGRAVGRLMLFRRQMDEILEQTAAKQVNKELKDAMTQLDSIRYEVQNLSRFTPGQFMRQHNPVGVDHEAEKNDAVDGSALNLEELRHQIRSMVHDEIESFYKTNPDKFSGRLDNADTVNRSGPVEGKEADVAVIPTMLASKDMKLANTGSTDLHSKATMYSRLTESPEMSGSSGHQFKESDGLLNILPISAESAGLLPSRSGR
- the LOC4350707 gene encoding uncharacterized protein isoform X1 produces the protein MLGFSTGQLVVILGACSLMMKRSDMIKIARVAGRMTGRAVGRLMLFRRQMDEILEQTAAKQVNKELKDAMTQLDSIRYEVQNLSRFTPGQFMRQHNPVGVDHEAEKNDAVDGSALNLEELRHQIRSMVHDEIESFYKTNPDKFSGRLDNADTVNRSGPVEGKEADVAVIPTMLASKDMKLANTGSTDLHSKATMYSRLTESPEMSGSSGHQFKESDGLLNILPISAESAGLLPSRSDKPQGSDLLLEATLEAEVAEHAKSFAQQHHDELHKE